Proteins co-encoded in one Thermoplasma sp. Kam2015 genomic window:
- a CDS encoding DUF1059 domain-containing protein translates to MAKYVFKCADIGMNCGFEASAKSIDELMPKIVEHAKTAHNITEINEDLKNKVTAAIKKKMF, encoded by the coding sequence ATGGCAAAATATGTTTTTAAATGTGCCGACATAGGTATGAACTGCGGCTTTGAAGCCTCTGCAAAGAGTATAGATGAATTGATGCCAAAGATCGTTGAACATGCAAAGACAGCCCATAACATAACGGAGATAAATGAGGATCTGAAGAATAAGGTCACAGCCGCAATAAAGAAAAAGATGTTCTGA
- a CDS encoding HIT family protein, producing the protein MVLDDSCVFCKEIIIKRNAAIVAENDMVISFMDNAPVEPGHILVIPKEHFENIFDIDQRYYIEVQLMAKRVAKAVMKAMGADGINIGQNNGSCANQRVMHFHVHVIPRWCDKPFKWGRLEVSFEDLQRTAQKIAGVYSEMERNHDFD; encoded by the coding sequence ATGGTATTGGACGATTCATGTGTTTTTTGTAAGGAGATTATCATAAAGAGAAATGCAGCGATAGTGGCCGAAAATGATATGGTGATATCATTCATGGACAATGCTCCTGTTGAACCTGGGCACATCCTTGTAATTCCGAAAGAACATTTTGAGAACATCTTCGACATAGATCAAAGATACTATATTGAAGTTCAATTGATGGCCAAGAGGGTTGCCAAAGCTGTAATGAAAGCTATGGGAGCTGATGGCATCAATATAGGCCAGAACAATGGATCGTGTGCAAATCAAAGAGTCATGCATTTTCATGTGCATGTTATACCGAGATGGTGTGATAAACCTTTCAAATGGGGGAGACTGGAAGTATCTTTTGAAGATCTTCAGAGAACAGCACAGAAAATAGCCGGAGTTTACAGCGAAATGGAGAGAAATCACGATTTTGATTGA
- a CDS encoding ATP-dependent DNA ligase, with product MLFSVVADAFEKMENTTKRLELTDLLVNLLKTADDDLPLLVYLVQGKLGPDYLGLETQMSDKLILKALSTASNISEEEIEKEYTKLGDIGSLAREMAERRSMSTLMKVELTVKYIHDSLMKMARSSGSGSTKSRIDAYMDLFLNSTPKEIMYITRIITGKLRVGISDATILDAIIKAFSDEKYAEDIENAYNFHPDLGYIASELRNGNSQNIIGLGPTPMIPFKVMLAERLRSVEEILEKMGGRCAFEYKYDGMRTQTHIEKGNVRLFSRGNEETTNQFPDIRKAALETFKVDSAILDGEAVPYDPDTGELYPFQAISHRRGRKHDVDKVSSEIPITVFLFDIVYLNGKDLSKTPYSQRRSILESLFKENDNFRLAKRIESGDQAEVHRFFNQAIEDGCEGLVAKSLSQDSVYKAGARGWLWIKLKRDYQAQLWDTLDLTVVGAFYGHGRRKGTYGALLLATYNDKNDTFETVCKLGSGFSDDVLFSLPKKFEKYVSKEKPARVVSNLEPDVWFCPEVVMEVIGAEITVSPVHTCAYGEIEKDSGLSVRFPRFTGKWREDKKPEDSTTSREILEMYKEQKKTLTEEKS from the coding sequence ATGCTGTTTTCTGTAGTTGCGGATGCCTTTGAAAAGATGGAGAACACAACCAAAAGGCTGGAGCTTACTGATCTTCTTGTTAATCTTTTGAAGACTGCTGATGATGATCTGCCTCTCCTCGTTTATCTTGTCCAAGGAAAACTTGGTCCGGATTATCTTGGTCTTGAAACACAGATGTCTGACAAACTGATCCTAAAAGCGCTTTCAACAGCCTCAAATATATCGGAAGAAGAAATAGAAAAAGAATATACAAAACTTGGAGACATAGGATCGCTGGCACGCGAAATGGCCGAAAGGAGAAGCATGAGCACATTGATGAAAGTTGAACTGACTGTAAAATACATACATGATTCTCTTATGAAGATGGCCCGATCATCTGGATCCGGAAGCACAAAGTCAAGAATCGATGCATATATGGATCTGTTCCTCAACAGCACCCCCAAGGAGATAATGTACATAACAAGAATCATAACGGGCAAACTGCGTGTTGGAATATCCGATGCCACGATACTTGATGCCATAATAAAGGCATTCTCAGATGAAAAATATGCTGAGGATATAGAGAATGCCTATAATTTCCATCCTGATCTCGGTTATATAGCATCTGAGCTGAGGAATGGCAACAGCCAGAATATAATCGGATTGGGGCCTACCCCAATGATACCCTTCAAGGTCATGCTTGCAGAACGCCTGAGATCCGTGGAGGAGATCCTCGAGAAGATGGGTGGGAGATGCGCATTCGAATACAAATATGATGGGATGCGCACGCAGACGCATATAGAGAAGGGTAATGTTCGATTATTTTCAAGGGGAAATGAGGAGACAACGAATCAGTTTCCGGATATAAGGAAAGCAGCATTGGAAACGTTCAAGGTTGATTCGGCCATACTGGATGGAGAAGCGGTACCATACGACCCGGACACCGGCGAACTATATCCATTCCAGGCCATATCTCACAGGAGAGGAAGAAAACACGATGTAGATAAGGTGTCGTCTGAGATACCAATCACAGTATTCCTCTTCGACATTGTTTATCTAAATGGTAAGGATCTGTCTAAGACACCTTATTCGCAGAGAAGGAGCATACTGGAATCGCTCTTCAAGGAGAACGATAATTTCAGACTTGCAAAGAGAATAGAATCCGGGGATCAGGCCGAAGTGCACAGATTCTTCAACCAGGCTATAGAGGATGGCTGCGAAGGACTTGTTGCGAAGAGCCTCTCTCAGGATTCCGTATACAAAGCCGGTGCAAGGGGTTGGCTATGGATAAAATTGAAGAGAGACTATCAGGCACAGCTCTGGGATACCTTAGATCTAACCGTGGTGGGTGCATTCTACGGACATGGCAGAAGAAAGGGGACCTATGGAGCACTGCTCCTGGCTACATACAATGATAAAAATGATACCTTTGAAACGGTGTGTAAACTTGGATCTGGTTTTTCTGACGATGTTCTGTTTTCTCTGCCTAAGAAATTTGAAAAATATGTATCAAAGGAGAAACCAGCCAGAGTAGTCAGCAATCTTGAACCCGATGTGTGGTTCTGTCCGGAAGTTGTGATGGAGGTAATTGGAGCTGAAATAACCGTGAGTCCGGTGCATACATGTGCCTATGGAGAAATAGAAAAAGATTCCGGGTTATCCGTAAGATTCCCGAGATTCACCGGGAAATGGCGTGAGGATAAAAAACCTGAAGATTCAACAACATCAAGGGAGATCCTTGAGATGTATAAAGAACAAAAAAAGACTTTGACGGAAGAGAAGAGTTAA
- a CDS encoding aldehyde ferredoxin oxidoreductase family protein: MYGVNGKVLWADLTNEKMWVEEIPEQIYRKYLAGVGLGAYILNREIKNNIDALGPDNILGFVTGIFNSHNAPLGGRLEVVAKSPMTGTWGDSNCGGKFAPELKNTGFDALFVKGIAKHPVYIKIVDDNYSIEDASTLWGKDAYETETELKKIEPKGQAMVIGVPGEKMLYAAAIMNEYGRAAGRSGLAAVMGSKKLKGVLVRGTKKIPVYDDKMLTDTIKKAQIQFRNSMNLVNPWHMFGTTQITESSHLNGDTPIKNWAGVGIIDFGEENARKISGEEIRKDVLKSYGCAQCTLACGGHVKRETRYGTVEGHRLEYEGTGAFGGLNLIADLDAMSMSFELCNRYGLDIITTGAVIAFANELYERGILTEKDIGFKIGFGNSDAEVKLTELIGKGEGIGRILGMGQRYAAKVIGKGAEESAMEIGGQDLPMHDPRLMPSLGNTYISDATPGRHTAGGIGFNEGFELVLPFKHKESGTKIPRYEYHGKAHWQLLSVAGQEILNSTGMCLFSTNIWPNSYPYLELIKAITGWDLTEDDLVEIGWRIQMARHIFNAKQGINQYEIKPPGRVMGYPPLKAGPTAGVSVDYETLRNEYLSEIGLSRDGRPSPDVLKKLDIDPEIAVGI, from the coding sequence ATGTATGGGGTAAATGGAAAGGTTCTTTGGGCTGATCTCACAAATGAGAAGATGTGGGTTGAAGAGATCCCAGAACAGATATACAGGAAATATCTTGCCGGGGTTGGTCTTGGTGCCTATATACTCAATCGTGAAATAAAAAATAACATCGATGCACTTGGCCCCGATAATATATTGGGCTTCGTAACTGGAATATTCAACAGCCATAATGCACCACTCGGTGGAAGGTTAGAAGTGGTGGCCAAATCCCCAATGACCGGTACATGGGGTGATTCAAACTGCGGTGGAAAATTCGCTCCTGAATTGAAGAATACTGGTTTTGACGCACTCTTTGTTAAGGGTATAGCGAAGCACCCGGTTTACATAAAGATAGTGGATGATAATTATTCCATAGAGGATGCAAGTACGCTTTGGGGCAAAGATGCGTATGAAACGGAAACCGAGTTGAAGAAAATAGAGCCGAAAGGGCAGGCAATGGTTATAGGGGTACCGGGAGAAAAGATGCTCTACGCCGCTGCAATAATGAATGAATACGGAAGAGCCGCAGGCAGATCAGGGCTGGCTGCCGTTATGGGATCCAAGAAACTTAAAGGTGTGCTTGTACGTGGAACAAAGAAGATACCGGTATATGATGATAAGATGCTCACCGATACCATAAAGAAAGCTCAGATTCAGTTCAGAAATTCAATGAATCTAGTCAATCCTTGGCACATGTTCGGTACAACTCAAATTACGGAATCATCCCATCTAAATGGTGATACCCCTATCAAGAACTGGGCTGGTGTTGGCATAATTGACTTCGGCGAGGAGAACGCTCGCAAGATAAGCGGTGAGGAAATCAGGAAGGATGTCCTCAAATCATACGGCTGTGCGCAGTGCACACTGGCATGTGGAGGACATGTGAAGAGAGAGACAAGATATGGAACAGTTGAAGGGCATCGTCTGGAGTATGAAGGTACAGGTGCATTCGGCGGCCTGAACCTGATTGCGGATCTTGACGCTATGTCCATGTCCTTCGAGCTGTGCAATAGATATGGACTCGATATAATAACAACCGGGGCCGTGATAGCATTCGCCAACGAGCTGTATGAAAGGGGAATTTTAACCGAAAAAGATATAGGGTTCAAGATAGGATTCGGAAATTCAGATGCCGAGGTCAAGCTCACTGAGTTGATAGGGAAAGGTGAGGGAATTGGGAGAATACTTGGCATGGGACAGAGATATGCAGCAAAGGTCATAGGAAAGGGTGCTGAAGAATCTGCCATGGAAATAGGCGGGCAGGATCTTCCGATGCATGACCCAAGGCTGATGCCCAGCCTTGGAAATACCTATATCTCGGATGCCACACCTGGAAGACATACCGCTGGTGGTATAGGGTTCAACGAGGGCTTCGAGCTTGTCCTTCCATTCAAGCATAAGGAGAGCGGAACAAAGATCCCGAGATACGAGTATCATGGAAAGGCCCACTGGCAGCTGCTATCTGTGGCAGGACAGGAGATCCTGAATTCCACCGGGATGTGCCTGTTCTCCACCAATATATGGCCAAACAGCTATCCGTATCTTGAACTGATAAAGGCGATAACAGGATGGGATCTTACCGAAGACGATCTTGTGGAGATCGGATGGAGGATACAGATGGCCAGGCACATATTCAATGCTAAGCAGGGTATAAATCAGTATGAGATCAAGCCACCAGGGAGAGTCATGGGTTATCCACCTCTGAAAGCCGGTCCTACCGCTGGGGTATCCGTGGATTATGAGACTTTGAGAAACGAATATCTGTCCGAGATTGGATTGTCAAGAGATGGCAGGCCATCACCGGACGTCCTCAAAAAATTGGATATAGATCCGGAGATCGCTGTCGGTATCTGA
- a CDS encoding nicotinate phosphoribosyltransferase, with protein MNTFNIASDEEIKKGLASDVYFERTIKALGNRCKDLEVSMEATISGPLDTWINFTGLDEVIKLLENIDVDLYAIPEGTIIYPRDANGMPVPFIRIEGKYCDFGMYETAILGFICQASGISTKASKVRMAAGDLPFFSFGIRRMHPAISPMIDRSAYIGGADGVSGVLGARIIGEDPVGTMPHALSIMIGDEDAWKLTLENTKSGQKSVLLIDTYMDEKFAAIKVAELFDKVDYIRLDTPSSRRGNFEALIREVRWELALRGRKDIKIMVSGGLDENTVRRLRDAGAEAFGVGTSISSAKPFDFAMDIVEVNGKPETKRGKMSGKKNVLRCEKCNRVEVVPADVQEKACPCGGMMRNLMVKYLSHGKRLFEYPLPRAIRERSLKELKFFIDQDQNK; from the coding sequence ATGAATACATTCAACATTGCCAGCGATGAGGAGATAAAGAAGGGTCTGGCCTCTGACGTTTATTTTGAAAGGACAATAAAGGCACTGGGAAATAGATGCAAGGATCTTGAAGTATCTATGGAGGCCACAATATCAGGGCCACTGGATACATGGATAAATTTCACGGGCTTGGATGAGGTGATCAAGCTTCTCGAGAATATAGATGTGGATCTTTATGCAATACCAGAGGGCACCATAATATATCCAAGGGATGCCAACGGAATGCCTGTACCCTTTATAAGAATAGAGGGAAAGTACTGCGATTTCGGAATGTATGAAACTGCGATATTGGGCTTTATATGCCAGGCCTCCGGTATTTCAACAAAGGCCTCAAAGGTCAGAATGGCTGCCGGTGATCTTCCATTCTTTTCGTTCGGTATACGCAGGATGCATCCGGCCATCTCACCCATGATAGATAGATCAGCCTATATCGGTGGTGCAGATGGGGTTTCTGGTGTGCTTGGTGCTAGGATTATAGGTGAGGATCCGGTTGGAACTATGCCGCATGCCCTTTCCATAATGATAGGCGATGAGGACGCCTGGAAGCTGACTTTAGAGAACACGAAGAGTGGGCAGAAATCCGTTCTTCTCATAGATACATACATGGATGAGAAGTTTGCTGCCATTAAAGTTGCTGAGCTCTTCGATAAAGTTGATTATATTAGGCTGGACACTCCCTCATCCAGACGGGGTAATTTCGAGGCACTGATAAGAGAAGTCAGATGGGAACTAGCCCTCAGAGGCAGGAAGGACATAAAGATAATGGTATCGGGTGGCCTTGACGAGAATACTGTCAGGCGGCTGAGGGATGCAGGAGCTGAGGCCTTCGGTGTAGGAACCTCAATATCATCTGCCAAGCCTTTCGACTTTGCTATGGATATAGTTGAGGTTAATGGAAAGCCGGAGACCAAGAGAGGTAAAATGTCAGGCAAGAAGAACGTGCTCAGATGCGAGAAATGTAACAGAGTAGAAGTGGTACCCGCGGATGTTCAGGAAAAGGCCTGTCCGTGTGGTGGCATGATGCGAAATCTGATGGTAAAATATCTTTCTCATGGAAAGAGGCTTTTCGAATATCCTCTACCAAGGGCCATAAGAGAGAGATCTCTTAAAGAGCTGAAATTCTTTATAGACCAGGATCAGAACAAATAA
- a CDS encoding transposase codes for MRRTYILNYYVYIVLKTLQIKLLPDEKQKEALIDTFVRFNEACNFVSRIAFDKKIFNKVFLQRIVYRDIREKFGLAAQLAVRVIAKVVETYKADREHFHEFRDFGSIVYDQRILSFKGMDEISINTVHGRIRIPITIGKYREMPFERIRGQCDLIRKNKQFYLMVAVEVPEEPLVEAKDVIGVDMGIENIAVDSTGKYYSGEEIKDVRKHYSDLRSRLQSKGTKSAKMHLKKLSGKESRFVRNVNHVISKEIVQKANIYIHNSWAFHQLRSFIEYKAMEAGIPVIVIDPKNTSRECPVCHTIDKRNRPERSRFRCISCGFEGEADFVASLNIRNRAAVSQPIVAGAIFGHSTLPAASSEALARSS; via the coding sequence TTGCGACGAACTTATATATTGAATTATTATGTCTATATTGTTCTTAAAACCCTTCAGATCAAATTGCTTCCCGATGAGAAACAAAAGGAAGCACTCATAGATACTTTCGTCAGATTCAACGAGGCATGCAACTTTGTCTCCAGAATAGCCTTTGATAAGAAGATTTTCAACAAGGTGTTCCTGCAGAGGATAGTCTATAGGGATATAAGGGAGAAGTTCGGTCTTGCCGCACAGCTCGCCGTAAGGGTTATAGCCAAGGTTGTTGAAACCTATAAAGCGGATAGGGAACATTTCCATGAGTTCAGGGATTTTGGATCCATTGTCTATGACCAGAGGATACTCAGTTTCAAGGGTATGGATGAAATAAGCATAAACACAGTTCATGGAAGGATAAGAATACCCATAACCATCGGTAAATATCGAGAGATGCCTTTTGAAAGGATCAGGGGTCAGTGCGATCTCATCAGGAAGAACAAGCAGTTCTACCTCATGGTTGCAGTGGAAGTTCCAGAAGAGCCCCTGGTTGAGGCGAAGGATGTTATCGGGGTTGACATGGGCATTGAAAACATTGCCGTTGATTCCACCGGCAAGTACTATTCTGGAGAGGAGATCAAGGATGTCAGAAAACATTACTCCGATCTTCGTTCCAGATTGCAGTCTAAAGGAACTAAATCTGCGAAGATGCATCTCAAGAAGCTCTCTGGGAAGGAGAGCAGGTTCGTAAGGAATGTCAACCATGTGATATCGAAGGAGATCGTTCAGAAGGCCAATATATACATCCACAACTCCTGGGCATTCCATCAGCTCAGATCCTTCATAGAATACAAGGCAATGGAGGCAGGTATTCCCGTCATAGTTATTGATCCAAAGAATACGAGCAGGGAGTGCCCTGTGTGCCATACCATAGACAAAAGGAACAGGCCTGAACGATCCCGTTTTAGATGTATTTCCTGTGGATTCGAGGGAGAGGCTGATTTCGTTGCTTCCCTCAACATCAGGAACAGGGCTGCCGTCAGCCAGCCTATTGTGGCGGGTGCTATTTTCGGTCATTCGACCCTCCCAGCTGCAAGCTCCGAAGCTTTAGCGAGGAGCAGCTGA
- the cysS gene encoding cysteine--tRNA ligase encodes MRFYNTLTRGIEEFREMNRGRVNIFVCGPTVQDHFHIGHARTYIFFDAVVKFLRSEGYSVFYLQNITDIDDKIINKAREMNIDPSEVAEIYFREFLEDMAALKVNSINYFAKSTLYIPEIISQIERLIEKGYAYETTDGVYFEVRKFPDYGQLSNQSLDQIIHGYRVAVNENKRNPEDFVLWKKRKPGEPYWESPWGPGRPGWHIEDTAITETYFGPEYDIHGGGSDLIFPHHEAEIAQMRSISGRKYLSHYWIHTGMINVNNEKMSKSLKNFVTIREVLKEYRPEDLRYALLNANYRTQLDFSKNLLEESKKQVEYINSTYRKLMNASGNKDIELDAGSIIAKMEEEASNDFDFRSVFRDLLELAGEINRDLEDISRKSADEAAKIFRWVDVFAGILFSENNNLSGIVEDLLNMRNRLRKERKFSEADQIREILIRNGIHIEDRGDNTIWW; translated from the coding sequence ATGCGTTTCTACAATACACTGACACGAGGGATTGAAGAATTCAGGGAGATGAACAGAGGGCGTGTAAACATATTCGTTTGCGGTCCAACTGTTCAGGATCATTTTCATATAGGACATGCAAGAACCTACATATTCTTCGATGCGGTTGTCAAATTTCTCAGATCTGAAGGTTATTCGGTCTTTTATCTTCAGAATATAACTGACATAGATGATAAGATAATAAATAAAGCCAGAGAAATGAACATAGATCCCAGCGAAGTTGCCGAGATCTATTTCAGAGAATTCCTTGAGGATATGGCTGCGCTGAAGGTGAATTCAATAAACTATTTCGCCAAATCAACCCTATATATCCCTGAGATCATATCTCAGATAGAGAGACTCATTGAAAAGGGATATGCCTATGAGACAACCGATGGCGTTTATTTTGAGGTAAGAAAATTTCCAGATTATGGCCAGCTTTCGAACCAGAGCCTGGATCAGATAATACATGGATATAGGGTTGCAGTGAACGAGAATAAGAGAAATCCAGAGGATTTTGTGCTCTGGAAGAAGAGAAAGCCGGGAGAGCCTTATTGGGAATCACCCTGGGGCCCGGGGAGGCCTGGATGGCACATAGAGGACACTGCTATAACAGAGACCTATTTCGGGCCCGAATATGATATACATGGTGGAGGATCCGATCTTATATTCCCGCATCACGAGGCAGAGATAGCACAGATGAGATCGATAAGCGGTAGGAAATATCTTTCGCATTACTGGATCCACACAGGCATGATCAACGTCAACAACGAAAAAATGTCAAAATCCCTGAAGAACTTCGTTACCATAAGGGAGGTTCTGAAGGAATACAGACCGGAAGATCTTCGCTATGCGTTGCTGAACGCAAACTACAGGACCCAGCTGGACTTTTCAAAGAATCTTCTGGAAGAATCAAAAAAGCAGGTGGAATATATCAATTCTACCTACAGAAAACTAATGAACGCATCTGGGAATAAAGACATCGAACTGGATGCTGGATCAATCATAGCCAAGATGGAAGAAGAAGCGTCAAATGACTTTGACTTCCGATCGGTGTTTAGGGATCTCCTTGAGCTTGCCGGTGAGATAAACAGGGATCTGGAGGACATATCAAGAAAAAGTGCGGATGAGGCTGCGAAGATATTCAGATGGGTTGACGTCTTCGCTGGAATACTGTTCTCTGAGAACAATAATCTTTCAGGAATCGTCGAAGATCTGCTCAATATGCGAAACAGATTGAGGAAAGAAAGGAAGTTCAGCGAGGCAGATCAGATACGGGAAATCCTGATCAGGAATGGAATACACATAGAGGACAGAGGAGATAATACCATATGGTGGTGA
- a CDS encoding GNAT family N-acetyltransferase gives MIIRRYRRSDLDNIAVLEKRAFTVGPYSKRYLKTVLEYPGSISMVAQINSSICGYLVALPLDERSIDIESIATDPDCRGLGIAKRMISMLINWACNEYENIILEVRDKNTEAISLYLKMGFEIIEFLNGYYHESYRGSINAYRMKRNCKEKTA, from the coding sequence ATGATAATCAGACGCTACAGAAGATCAGACCTCGATAATATAGCAGTGCTGGAAAAGAGGGCTTTCACTGTCGGCCCATATTCCAAACGTTATCTCAAAACTGTGCTGGAGTATCCTGGATCGATAAGCATGGTGGCGCAGATAAACTCCTCGATATGTGGTTATCTGGTAGCACTGCCACTGGATGAAAGATCCATAGATATAGAGAGCATAGCAACAGATCCCGACTGCAGGGGCCTGGGCATAGCAAAGCGTATGATTTCCATGCTTATAAATTGGGCTTGCAATGAATATGAAAACATAATTCTCGAAGTGAGGGACAAAAATACTGAGGCCATATCGCTGTATCTGAAAATGGGATTCGAAATCATAGAATTTCTCAATGGATATTATCATGAATCCTATAGAGGATCAATAAATGCTTATCGTATGAAAAGAAATTGTAAAGAAAAGACTGCTTGA
- a CDS encoding cation-translocating P-type ATPase produces MATDPICGMYVPETSDLYVDRDGTRYYFCSKTCMDKFLEPEKQGKDLAKKLWIAWVFSVAVMVLTYLSGIKFRDFILLLLSIPVIFYSGTQFYQGAWGAIKTKSGNMDLLVSLGVITAFAFSLFITFFPHVIPHSMVYYDSSDFIVSLILTGSYIENVTKAKASEAGNKLIDLIPDTIHVVYSEGVKDKPASDVHPGDLIEVRAGEIIPVDGTVDRGSSDVDESMITGEALPLAKREGDFVSAGTKNLNGILTVRVQNVGANSTVGKIYSFIKMASSGRTKIQRLADIFSSYFVPVVLAAASLSFLFWFFYLRSIGDPYFIEIAVLAFVSVIVIACPCAIGLAGPITLLIASEGSFEAGILVKNTGAMDRVIKVNRVVFDKTGTLTEPEMHVLSYDGDMNALHMAAALELHSNHPVARAIVDYSGNSTSMDVANVNEIPGIGIEGDCSGHHVSVRSGDDGYIKIYVDGEERGILSVGSKLRPGAVETISHLRSMGIRISVLTGDRNKNSLSVLDTIGADEIHSGLRPEDKAEIIRRYQESGEYVMFVGDGMNDAIAIDQADVGVAMGSGSDITRSQGDFVLLRNDLRAIIAIFDISSKTISKVKQNIFWAIFYNSALIPVAAGILVPIFGTGIYSFLPILAAFAMGMSSSTVVLNSMRLKGKIRVNQYYIGI; encoded by the coding sequence ATGGCTACTGATCCTATATGCGGTATGTATGTTCCCGAAACCTCGGATCTCTATGTTGATAGGGATGGAACGAGATATTATTTCTGTTCGAAGACATGCATGGACAAATTCCTGGAGCCAGAGAAACAAGGGAAAGATCTCGCCAAAAAATTATGGATTGCATGGGTATTTTCTGTGGCCGTGATGGTTCTAACATATCTCAGCGGTATAAAATTCCGCGATTTCATTCTCCTTCTGCTTTCTATTCCGGTAATTTTCTATTCTGGTACGCAGTTCTATCAGGGTGCATGGGGAGCCATAAAGACAAAAAGCGGGAACATGGATCTTCTGGTGTCTCTCGGCGTTATCACTGCGTTCGCATTCTCTCTATTCATAACGTTCTTCCCGCATGTCATACCGCATTCCATGGTATATTACGATTCATCGGATTTCATAGTATCCCTGATATTAACAGGATCCTATATTGAAAATGTTACAAAGGCAAAGGCAAGTGAGGCTGGAAACAAGCTTATAGATCTGATTCCGGACACCATTCATGTGGTCTACAGCGAGGGTGTGAAGGACAAACCTGCTTCAGATGTTCATCCTGGAGATCTGATAGAGGTCAGGGCTGGAGAAATAATACCGGTGGATGGTACGGTAGATCGTGGATCATCTGATGTGGACGAATCGATGATAACCGGTGAAGCATTGCCGCTGGCAAAAAGGGAGGGTGACTTCGTCTCAGCAGGTACGAAAAATCTCAACGGAATTCTTACGGTAAGGGTGCAGAATGTAGGTGCAAATTCAACTGTTGGCAAGATATATTCTTTCATCAAGATGGCTTCCTCAGGAAGAACAAAGATTCAGAGGCTTGCAGACATCTTTTCCTCTTACTTTGTTCCAGTTGTGCTTGCAGCGGCTAGCCTTTCATTTCTCTTCTGGTTCTTCTATCTTAGATCCATAGGAGATCCATATTTCATCGAAATAGCTGTATTGGCATTTGTTTCTGTTATAGTCATAGCCTGCCCATGTGCAATTGGACTTGCCGGCCCTATAACACTTCTGATAGCATCTGAGGGTTCCTTCGAGGCTGGAATACTGGTGAAAAATACGGGGGCAATGGATAGGGTAATAAAGGTGAACAGGGTAGTCTTTGATAAGACTGGAACACTAACGGAACCAGAGATGCATGTCCTGAGTTACGATGGAGATATGAATGCCCTTCATATGGCGGCGGCACTGGAATTGCATTCTAACCATCCGGTAGCAAGGGCAATAGTAGATTATTCTGGTAACTCAACATCGATGGATGTTGCGAATGTAAATGAAATTCCTGGGATCGGTATAGAAGGTGATTGCTCTGGGCATCATGTCTCCGTGCGATCAGGAGATGATGGCTACATTAAGATTTATGTTGATGGAGAAGAGAGAGGCATTCTGAGTGTGGGCAGTAAATTGCGTCCAGGGGCTGTTGAAACCATATCTCATCTCAGATCAATGGGCATAAGGATATCTGTTCTTACAGGCGATAGGAACAAGAACTCGCTGTCCGTTCTAGATACCATAGGTGCCGATGAGATACATTCTGGTTTGAGGCCAGAGGATAAGGCTGAGATCATAAGGAGATACCAGGAATCAGGAGAGTATGTGATGTTCGTTGGGGATGGTATGAATGATGCCATAGCAATCGATCAGGCCGATGTTGGGGTCGCAATGGGATCTGGATCAGACATAACGAGAAGTCAGGGAGACTTCGTTCTTCTCAGAAATGATCTCAGGGCCATAATAGCAATATTCGATATATCATCGAAGACCATTTCTAAGGTCAAACAGAACATATTCTGGGCCATATTCTATAACTCTGCGCTCATACCTGTAGCTGCTGGCATCCTGGTACCTATCTTTGGAACGGGGATATACTCATTCCTTCCGATCCTGGCCGCATTTGCCATGGGAATGAGTTCAAGCACGGTCGTTCTTAACTCGATGAGACTAAAGGGAAAGATTAGGGTAAATCAATATTATATCGGCATCTGA
- a CDS encoding YHS domain-containing protein: MIDPVCGMKVDKNARYRSSYNGKEYYFCSEHCKIEFDKNPIKYTR, from the coding sequence ATGATAGATCCAGTGTGTGGAATGAAGGTTGATAAGAACGCAAGATACAGATCAAGCTACAATGGTAAAGAATACTACTTCTGCAGTGAACATTGCAAGATTGAATTCGATAAGAATCCTATAAAATATACAAGATAA